A stretch of DNA from Candidatus Bathyarchaeota archaeon:
CGTTGTACATTGTTTTTAGGGGTATATACACAACTTTTCCATTGTTAAGGGGATCAACACATACCCCTATTACGTCGTAGGGCACTTTGCTTTGTTCAAAAACTCGAATCCTTTGATTTGTAGCATCATCAAACATGTTGCTAGCCAGTGAATCGCCAATCATCGCAACATTTTGGTCATTTACCCCTACCTTTTTACCGTAAAAAAGCCAATCGTTAACCACTCTTTCGGGGTGAATACCTAGAACAAGTGCATCGTTTGTTCGGTTACCTCCAATCAGTATCGCTTCTGATTTTTCTATTGGATCAAGTACAACTCCCAGACCCTCCCTAACTTGGGTTTCTAATATTAACCGCGCATCAACTGCAGTTACGCCGTGGATAGTTTCCAATTTTCCCACAAACTGTTCTGAAATTGCATATTTTGAGTCTAAATAATCGAGTTGTTCAACCGGTTTAGACTCAAAAAGTTCAGAAAGCAAATCAACATAACGTCCCGTAACTGTTGAATGACCCAAAATAACGACGTTTTTACCTATTGCCCGTTCAACATAGCTTAAAGTTGTTTCATTGGCGATTAAACCGCCTGCAATTATTACAGTAATCAAGGTAAAAACCGCTGTTAAACATATTATTGCTTGGATTGTTGATGATTGTCTGCGAACTAAGTTACGGTAAACTACTTTAAGGCAGAACCCAAGCTTTGAAGGAAAATTTTCGCCCACACTAACGTTTGATTCTTGTTGGTATGTAGATGACATTGCATCCAACGGTTTTGCTTTTGCCGCCTTTTTTAATGGTAATGCACCAAAAAAATGAGAAAAAATGATTGAAATACCCCCAACTAAAATTATCGCAGCAATGTTAAGATTTTGTGAAATCGAAAAGCCTGTAACGTTTAGAAAAAATGTAGAACAATAATAACTTATTATTCCTAAACATGTTCCAATTAGTGTGCTAAATATCACTATCAATGAGATTTCAGTAAAGAAGTAAGAAAAAACCGAATTTTCTAGACAGCCTGAAGCTTTCATTATTCCTATGTCTTTCATACGGGTAGACATTATCAGATAAACAAGAAATGATGTTACTATTAGACCAGTTAAAATGTTCAAAATAAGGACTGTCAGAATAAATTGAGAAAAAATGCTGTTAAATCCAGAAGTTAATTGGTTACTTTGCGTGAACAGCGAAATTTCAAAACCCAAGTTAGTTCCAAAAAGGATCAAAAAAACTGTCGCTGATAGGGTTATAGTTAAACCAACAAAAGTCAAAGTTGTTTGCTGTTTTCTCCTAGTCAAATCTTTCAGGGGAAAACCTATTTCACTCATATTGTATGAGCCTCCCCTCCTTGATATGAAAAGAACGGCTAGCTAGTTTCAGTAGTCTTTGGTCATGCGTGGCAACAATAACTGTCTTTCCATCAGTCTTAATCTGTTCAAGAATCCGAAAAATTTCTAGACCTGTTTCAGGGTCTAAGTTTCCGGTTGGCTCATCTGCAAGAAGCAAAGGTGGCTCATTCGCTAGTGCACGAGCAAAGGCTATCCGTTGGCGTTCACCTCCGCTGAGTTGAGCAGGAAAATGATTTTTGCGTCTTTCTAACCCAATCATCTTTAGCAGCAAGTCCGATCGCTCGTTAATTCGATTGTTTTTCCAGCCTGCTAATTCCATAGCAAACGCGATGTTTTCTTTAGCTGTTAAAGTTGAGATTAAATTGTAGGATTGAAAAACAAATCCGATATGGGTAGCCCGAAAGGTAGCCAAAAAGTCTTCATCGTATGTTCCAAGGTCATGGTCAAATACCAAAATTTTTCCAGATGTTGGTTTGTCTAATCCGCCAATTATGTTGAGCAAAGTTGTTTTTCCAGCACCCGAAGGTCCATATAAACAAATGAATTCACCTGGGTTAATCCTT
This window harbors:
- a CDS encoding FtsX-like permease family protein, with protein sequence MSEIGFPLKDLTRRKQQTTLTFVGLTITLSATVFLILFGTNLGFEISLFTQSNQLTSGFNSIFSQFILTVLILNILTGLIVTSFLVYLIMSTRMKDIGIMKASGCLENSVFSYFFTEISLIVIFSTLIGTCLGIISYYCSTFFLNVTGFSISQNLNIAAIILVGGISIIFSHFFGALPLKKAAKAKPLDAMSSTYQQESNVSVGENFPSKLGFCLKVVYRNLVRRQSSTIQAIICLTAVFTLITVIIAGGLIANETTLSYVERAIGKNVVILGHSTVTGRYVDLLSELFESKPVEQLDYLDSKYAISEQFVGKLETIHGVTAVDARLILETQVREGLGVVLDPIEKSEAILIGGNRTNDALVLGIHPERVVNDWLFYGKKVGVNDQNVAMIGDSLASNMFDDATNQRIRVFEQSKVPYDVIGVCVDPLNNGKVVYIPLKTMYNDTGKNGYNLVFLKLDYLVNPQVLQQITEIVSNENLDVVELDFVLNNHTRFLNNIWSLVMFLPLFTVVTAVIALFSYLNLMITGQQHEFGVMKALGAKQKTVSKIIFCHATIIILISGLIGIFGGLFITIGFLFPDPVISHLTVISVFILLVSILGLLCVSSLYPALKAANKDVLDAIYSI
- a CDS encoding ABC transporter ATP-binding protein — its product is MTEKIVVASLVCKHFEIEDEVVRALNSINLRINPGEFICLYGPSGAGKTTLLNIIGGLDKPTSGKILVFDHDLGTYDEDFLATFRATHIGFVFQSYNLISTLTAKENIAFAMELAGWKNNRINERSDLLLKMIGLERRKNHFPAQLSGGERQRIAFARALANEPPLLLADEPTGNLDPETGLEIFRILEQIKTDGKTVIVATHDQRLLKLASRSFHIKEGRLIQYE